From Triticum urartu cultivar G1812 chromosome 2, Tu2.1, whole genome shotgun sequence, a single genomic window includes:
- the LOC125534308 gene encoding protein N-lysine methyltransferase METTL21A-like, which translates to MHAVLHVDVAGRALAVVERDGAHDPATGRALTGSWLWDSAVVLATHLASARPGTIHGATVLELGAGTGLPGIAAVACLGAARCVLTDVGPLLPGLRANAEANGLTTAQADVRELRWGEDADLPDCELLRVDVVLMSDVFYDPEEMPAMAATLRRLWRDGTVGWAASEVRCGVQDCVDVLREHGFDVAEVDRVTRPLLRDPTQASDFAVYRVELWRPH; encoded by the coding sequence ATGCATGCGGTGCTGCACGTCGACGTGGCCGGCCGCGCCCTGGCCGTGGTGGAGCGCGACGGCGCGCACGACCCGGCCACGGGGCGCGCGCTCACCGGCTCCTGGCTCTGGGACTCCGCCGTCGTCCTCGCCACCCACCTTGCCTCGGCCAGACCCGGGACGATCCACGGCGCCACCGTTCTCGAGCTCGGCGCCGGCACCGGCCTCCCGGGCATCGCGGCCGTCGCGTGCCTCGGCGCCGCGCGCTGCGTGCTCACGGACGTGGGGCCGCTCCTGCCGGGCCTCAGGGCCAACGCCGAGGCCAACGGTCTCACGACCGCGCAGGCGGACGTGCGAGAGCTGCGCTGGGGCGAGGACGCCGACCTGCCCGATTGCGAGCTCCTGCGCGTGGACGTGGTGCTCATGTCCGACGTGTTCTATGATCCGGAGGAGATGCCGGCGATGGCAGCCACGTTGCGCAGGCTGTGGCGGGACGGCACGGTGGGGTGGGCGGCCAGCGAGGTGCGGTGTGGCGTGCAGGATTGCGTGGACGTGCTGCGGGAGCACGGCTTCGATGTGGCCGAGGTCGACAGGGTCACCAGGCCGCTGCTGCGCGACCCCACACAGGCCTCCGACTTCGCCGTCTACCGCGTCGAACTCTGGCGGCCTCATTAg